CCCGAGTGAGAGCTTCCGGACCGGTTTATCGAGCAGAGGTTCAATATCTAAGGTTTTGATAACATGCGCCATATGACTGTCGTATTGCTCATCAGTAACCTTATACACCTTCTTGAGAAGCCTGAAGGATTCCTGTACAGCAATATCCCACCAAAGCTGAGATCTCTGGCCGAAGACAACTCCAATCGTGCTGACGAATTTTTCACGGTCTTTATGAGGGTTCATTCCATTCACAATCACTTCACCGCTGGTTGGGGTTAGAATCCCCGTCAGCATTTTTATGGTGGTTGATTTCCCCGCCCCATTTTCACCAATATACCCAACCATCTCCCCTTGCTTTACATTAAAACTGATATTGTTAACCGCTGGCACAATCTTATAATTCCTTGTAAGCAAGTCACGGAAAGCACCTTTTAATCCTGAGCGGCTTGAATATGCTTTAAACTCCTTCTTTAAGTTGCGTACTGTTATTGCATCATTCATCATTACTCCTCCTGCCAATTAATGCCCTAATGAAATAGTTTAGACAAACAGCGCATTCTTCACAACTAGATTGCTCCATTTCCGCTTTCTAAAATACAGAATAGTCCGCCTTCCCCTTAGATTGGACGAAGCCCCTTCCAAACATGTTAAAATAATGATGAACGTATAATTGGATTTTATCAGGAGGATTAACATGCAATTTACTAATTCTGAACGGCTGCATAAACAGGCTTTAGAACATATTGTCGGCGGGGTGAACAGTCCTTCCCGCTCCTATAAAGCAGTTGGAGGCGGCTCGCCGGTTGCAATGGAACGTGCACAGGGCGCTTATTTCTGGGATGTGGACGGCAATCAATATATTGATTATCTGGCTGCTTATGGTCCCATCATTACCGGGCATGCTCACCCCCATATTACAGAAGCAATAAAAACAGCAGCTGAGCGCGGAGTATTATATGGAACTCCTACACCACATGAAGTGAAATTCGCGGAAATGCTAAAGGAAGCAATGCCTAATTTGGATAAAGTCCGCTTTGTGAACTCAGGAACTGAAGCGGTCATGACCACGATCCGTGTTGCAAGAGCCTATACGGGCAGGGACAAAATCATTAAGTTTGCAGGCTGCTATCACGGCCATTCCGATCTTGTACTGGTTGCTGCAGGGTCAGGGCCGTCAACACTTGGAACCCCTGACTCTGCCGGGGTTCCAAAGAGCATTGCCCAGGAAGTGATCACAGTTCCTTTCAATGAAATCGAACCATATAAGGAAGCGCTGGAAAAATGGGGCGACCAAATCGCTGCCGTCCTGGTGGAACCGATTGTCGGCAACTTTGGAATTGTTGAACCCAAACCAGGGTTTTTGGAACAGGTTAACGAATTAACACATGCAGCCGGGGCACTAGTCATTTATGATGAAGTCATCACAGCATTCCGGTTTATGTATGGCGGTGCCCAGGACCTGCTAGGCGTAAAACCAGACTTGACAGCTATGGGGAAAATCATAGGCGGCGGCCTTCCAATCGGTGCGTATGGCGGGAAGAAGGAAATCATGGAAACAGTAGCTCCGTTAGGTCCTGCATATCAAGCAGGTACAATGGCTGGTAATCCAGCTTCGATTCTGTCAGGAATTGCATGTCTCGAAGTATTGAAACAGCCTGGTGTCTATGAATATCTGGACCGGCTTGGCGAATTGCTTGAAAAAGGCATTAGTGCAGCTGCAGAAGAACATAACATTCCCATAACAATTAACCGATTAAAAGGTGCCCTGACAATCTACTTTACGGAAGAAAAAGTTGTGAATTATGAACAGGCGGAAAATACAGATGGAGAAATGTTTGCAAAATTCTTCAAGCTGATGCTCAATCAGGGAATAAACCTGGCTCCATCAAAATATGAAGCATGGTTTATGACAATTGCGCATACCGAGGAAGATATCCACGCAACAATTCATGCGGTTCAAAACGCATTTCAGCAATTAAAAGACTAATAAATATTCATATTTTTATACATTAACGGGAGCAGAAATGCTTCCGTTTTCTTTAACTCCAGTAATGAAAACGTTTACAAACAAGGCGATTTTTTATACACAAACTAATGTCCCCCTTCTAATCATATCCAACTTTTTGTATAAATAATTGATTTCTGAAAATTCATATGATATGATGGGAGAAATCTTTTGTGTAAGAGCGGATTACGCTGGCATAAAAAGTTTAATATATTATTAGCCTGTCCCGAATAATCGAACTATTCATTTAATAAATGCCTATGCATTTATCCTTTCAAAACAAGATTAACTTTGCAGCAGCCTCATTTAAAACCCGTAAACACTAAATTTTTATAGATTACTATTTTTCAGGAGGTGAACGGCTTTAAGGCACAGCCTTATTTTCAGCCGAATTTTATGACATTACAGCAATGGAGTCCTTCACTTTTTAAAGAGTTTCACCGCCAGGAGCACGATGCGTGCGGCATTGTTTCTGCAATGGAGAAAAAGAAAGTCCCAACCCGCGAGAATATTTTCAGCTGTATCAATGCACTCGTTACGATGAATCACCGTGCCGGTTTTATAAATGGAGAAGGCGACGGCGTAGGGATTCATATTGATATCCCAAGAGAGCTATGGAAAGAAAAGTTAAAACAAGCAGGAGCAGATCCTAAAGCAGCAGAAAAAGAAGGATTTGTCGTTGGACATGTGTTCATGTCCAGAAAGCAGGATACTGAATCACTTAAAGCCATTTTGCTGCAAAAGCTTGCTGACGCAAATCTAATGGTTATTTATGCATCTGATGAAGTAACCGAGTCCTCAGCTTTAGGTCCCATTGCCATTCAGGAGAATCCTGTATTCTGGCAGTTTGCCTGTTTAGCAGAGGAGAATGGCGGAGAGCTTTCCAAGAAGCTCTTTGAATTGATTGTTGACTTTGAAGAAGACGAACATGTTCATGTCGCTTCCCTTAGCCAGCATCATGCTGTATACAAAGTAATGGGAGCGGGAGACATTCTGCCTAAATACTATCATGATTTAGCAAGCCCGCTTGTTGCTTCAACAATGACTCTTGGGCACAATCGCTATTCCACTAACACATTATCAAGCTTTTTCCGCGTGCAGCCTTTTAGTGTGTTAGGACATAACGGAGAAATCAACACGATTGCCAAGCTTAGGGATGAAGCCAAAATGGTTGGCGTTCCGCTTGTAAAAGACGGCAGTGATTCTCAGGATTTGAGCAGAACACTTGAAACATTTATCTGCAGGGATGGATTTACCCTGTTTGAAGCAATGGATGTTATGTTCCCGCCTATCGTGAATGAAATCAAATCATACCCTGATCACCTTCAGGATATGTACGCCTATATCCGTGAAGCATGGGGACATTTTGCTCAAGGTCCAGCAGGAATTATTTCCCGTTTTGCCGATGAAGCTGTTTTCAGTGTCGATGCGCTGGGTCTCCGCCCGCTTTGGATGCTGGAAACTGAAAGTTCTTATCTGTTCTCTTCTGAGCCTGGTATCATCCCATCCAGTGAATATGTAAATGAACCTAAGCCGCTTTCACCAGGTGAAAAGGTTGGTTTAAAATGGGACGGAGATACACTTGCAGTATACGAACACAGCCATTATCAGGCTGAAGTTTTTAACAGATTTTCAAAGCGTGTGAACACTGATAACTTCCGGATTCGCCTGCAATCTCCTAAACTGGAGAAAACCGTCTCTGTAAACTATCCGGATAAGATTCATAACGGGCAGTATAAAGCTTTCGGCTGGGAGAGAGATCATGTCCAGCTGGTAGAGCAAATGGCAGAAAAAGGAGCGGAGCCAATTCGTTCTCTTGGACACGACTCTCCTTTAGCAGCACTAAATCCTCAGCGGAAAAACATCGCAGATTTTATTAAGGAAAGTGTTGCTGTCGTTACAAACCCTGCCATTGACCGTGACCGGGAAACTGAGCATTTCTCAACCCGCACGATTATCGGCCAGCGTCCTTCTTTATTTGAAAAACAGGAGCCAGGGGCCGTAATTGAATTGCAGACTCCTATTTTAATAGAAGGCAAAGCAGGCTATGAATGTTCCGTTGAACTTAATCAGCCGAGCTACGATCAGGTAACCTGCTTCTATCAGGAACAAAAGCTGATATCTTATTTGTCTACCACATTTACGAAAGATGAAACGGTAAAAGAAGCTTTAGACCGTTTATCAGCAGAAGCAGTTGATGCTGTCAAAAATGGCAAAACCCTGCTTGTACTAGACGACGCCAATGCTCATCAGGAGGACGCTTACTGGATTGATCCGCACCTTGCGGTCTCTGCGATCGATCAAGCTCTTGTAAAAGAGGCTGTGCGCCGTGAATGTTCCCTATTGCTGCGCTCAGGTTCAATCAGATCGCTTCATGATATCATCACAGCATTCGGTTTAGGCGCTGATATTATAAGTCCTTACTATATGTTTATGACAGTTCTTGGCGAATCTGAAACACCGCTTAAGAATTTATATTCAGCTCTGACTAAAGGACTGGAAAAAGTCATTTCAACAATCGGCATTCATGAATTAAGAGGCTATGGACGTTTATTCTCTGCCATTGGTCTTCACGAAGAATTAGCCGAATACCTGAATATAGTGAATTTCTTCGGATCTAAGGAGCTTTCATTTAGCTTTAGCGCTTTAAAGGAAGATGCATTTGCAAGAGCAGAAGATTACCAGAATGAAAAAGAACGGATCGGAAAAACATTCAGCCTTTTCCCCCGAATCTGGAAAGCGATCGGCGAAGTTGCCTCAACTGGTGACTACAATGCATATAAGGAAAAAATCACAGAACAGGAAGACCAGAATCCAACAACAATCCGTCATTTAACCGGATTTAAGGAAACTGCTTCTCATTTAAATCCTGAGGATATCAGCCTGCATGTGGGCGAGCATGACCTGCCATTTGTCATTTCCTCCATGTCATTTGGATCTCAGAATGAAACAGCCTTCAGAGCCTATGCTGAAGGTGCTGACCGCTTGAACATGGTCAGCCTGAATGGCGAAGGCGGAGAAATCAAGGATATGCTTGGAAAATATCCGAGAACCCGCGGACAACAAGTGGCATCAGGACGCTTCGGTGTTAATGCCGAGCTCCTTAATTCATCCAACCTGCTGGAAATAAAAATAGGGCAGGGTGCAAAGCCTGGTGAAGGAGGTCACCTTCCTGGATCCAAGGTAACTGCAAAAATTGCCGAGGCACGTAATGCAACAATTGGATCGGATTTGATTTCACCTTCCAACAATCATGACATCTACTCGATTGAAGATTTGGCACAGATGATTCACGAGCTTAAAACAGCCAATGACAAAGCTAAAGTTTCGGTAAAGGTGCCAGTTGTGCCGAATATTGGAACCATTGCAGTCGGGATTGCAAAAGCTGGTGCCGATATAATCACACTGAGCGGTTTTGACGGAGGTACAGGGGCAGCAAGAATTCATGCCTTGCAGCATGTAGGCCTTCCGGTTGAAATTGGTGTTAAGGCAGCCCACAATGCCCTTCTGGAGGCAGGAATCCGCGATAATGTGGAGCTTTGGGCTGATGGCGGAATCAAGAGTGCAGCAGACGTATTGAAGGTTATGCTGCTAGGTGCTAACCGTGTAGGCTTTGGTACACTTTCCATGCTTGCTATCGGCTGTACAACATGCCGCGGCTGCCATCTTGATACTTGCCATGTTGGTATTGCAACACAAATTGATTCAGAAGCACAGGCGAAGGAACATGGTTTAAGAAGGTTTGTTCCTCGTCAATTCGACCTTGCTGTCCAAGGCATCATGAACCTGTTTACTGCTTTTGGCAACGAACTGAAAGCACTGGCAGCTTCAATTGGTGTAAAAAACCTGCAGGATGCAGTTGGACGTTCTGACCTGCTTGTACAGATTAAGGGCCAGGATCAGCTTGATCTGACTCACCTTCTGAAAACACTTGAAATCGGCCAATTCTCAGTCCAGGAAACACCTGAAGCACTAAAGGAAGCCCAGCTGCAGGTGGCTGTTGGAGCAGAGTATCTGGATGCAAGTGTGGAAGAATTACATCAGTCACGTGAGTTCCATAGCATCACTTCCGAGCAGCGAGTACTGGGAAGCCGAGTATCCTGCCACCGTGTAAGAGACAGACTCGACGGTTCTTATAAAACTCTTCCGCAAGTTGATTTGAAATACAAAGGCGGATCCATCCCGGGCAATGGCCTTGGAGCTTACAACAGTTTCGGCATCAACATCGAAGTTGCTGGAGGAGCACAGGATGGCATCGGAAAAACTTCTTTCGGCGGACAAATTAAAATCTTTAAAGCAAAAGGCAAGAATGGCAAGTTTTATAATGGCTCTGTTGGTAAAGGCTTTGGTTATGGCGCTCAGCAAGGTTTGCTTGTGGCACAAGGAAATGCTGACGCCCGTGCCGGAATCAGATTATCTGGAGCAGACATGATTATCGGCGGCCAGCTGCAAAAGCCGCTGCCTGAAAAGGAATACGGCAATATCGGTTCAAATGCAAATATTAAAGGGTTTGCCTTTGAGTATATGACTAATGGCCGAGGCCTGGTTCTGGGTGATGCCGGTCCATGGATCTGCGCAGGAATGACAGGCGGTGTTGTTTACCTAAGACACCAGCCGGAAATGGGCTTAACAAAAGAAGCCATCCAGCGCAGAATTGCCAAGGGAGCAAAAGTCTCTGTTACTCCTCTTTCCGATAAAGGAAAGGAAGATGTAAAAGACCTGCTTGGCCAATACGTTGCACTGTTGAACGATCAAGGCCAGGAAGAAGAAGCCTCAAAGCTTGCTTCCCTTCTTAATCATCCGGAAGACCACTTCGTTCAAGTCATTCCTGTCAAAGAACAGGCAGATCCTTCTGTTTCCACAGAGTGATGACCAACCAAGCCCCAACCGTTTCAGCGGATGGGGCTTTTAGTCTTAGTTTGGCTTTTTTATTCTGTTTTGGCACAACTCCCAGTTTCTTTCACTGCTTCTGTGCTTCGTCCAGCGCACTATTCCGCTCCTTGAGTTCCTTTCGCTACTTCCCCACTTCGCCAAGCGGCACTATTACGCTCCTTGAGTTCCGCTGTTTCAGTGCTCCCCCAGCGGCAATATTCCACCACATGATTTCCATCACTGTTTCCGTGCTTCGCCAGCCGCACTATTCTCCGTTCTCTTAAACTTTTCACATCGTTTAGGCACCTTTATCTTTTTTACAACTTTTAATAAAAATTTCATGAAAATGCCCCTTGAACTTCTTTCCATATCCCTGTATAGTACAATATTGTTTAATAATGAGCAAAACCGTTTAAAGTATGTATAATTACTGTAATTACGGTTTAATTCAACTTGCTTTTTAATGAACCACAAGATAAAAAATCTTAAAGAAAGAAAGGACATTTATTGTATGAAACTTGGCGCCCGCATACTTAAGACGGGAATCGCAATCATTCTAGCTCTTTTATTATCGGAACTCTTTCATCTGCCTGCTCCAATCTTTGCAGGAATTGCAGCTATCTTTGCTGTTCAGCCGACTATTTACAGATCTTATCTATCTATTGTTGAACAGATCCAGGGTAATGCGATCGGTGCAGTAATTGCCGTGATTTTCGTGCTATTATTCGGCAACGATGTCTTCATTATAGGTCTGGCAGCTATTATTGTTATCACGATTAATCTAAAGCTTAAAATCGAAAACACGATTGGACTGTCACTTGTAACCCTGATTGCCATTATGGAAACACCTGGCGATACCTTTTTGCAGTTTGCACTTATTCGTTTTTCAACCATTATGCTTGGTGTATTATCGGCTTTTATCGTTAACCTTGTATTTCTTCCTCCTAAATACGAAAATAAACTTTACTTTAAAATATCCAATAGCACGGAGGAAATTACCAAATGGATCAGGCTAAATATACGGCATGCGTCTGAACACAAACTGCTCAAAAACGATATTGATAAAATGAAAGAAAGCAATGTGAAGCTTGATCAGCTGTACTTAATGTATAAAGAGGAAAGAAATTATTTTAAACGCAATGATCAGGTTAAATCCAGAAAACTCGTTATATATAGGCAAATGATCTCGACTGTTAAACGCTCACTGGAAACGTTAAAAAAGCTTCACCGCTATGAAAATGATCTGCTGCAAATGCCAGAAGAATTTCAGCATGCAGTTCAGCAGCAGCTTGATATCCTTATCCACTATCATGAACACGTCATGCTTAAATTTATTGGAAAAGTCCGGCCGAATGTAGTTTTTGAGGAAGGCGACTTCAGCCTGAGCAGAAAGGAACTGGTGAACCTTTTCCTGGCTCAGCATAAAGAGTATGAGCATGATGAAGAATCCATTCTCCCTCATATCATGCAAGTTGTATCAGCTATTGTTGATTATGATGAACATGTGGAACACCTTGATAAGCTTATTTCCAGTTTTCAGGCATATCATAAAGAGGAAAATGAGGTTTCAATACCGGAGAACTCCGAATAGCCGGGGGATATAAACTAACAATCATAGGAAAAAGCAGCTGATTTCAGCTGCTTTTTTTGTTAGTTCTTCATTCTTGGGTCAAGTGCATCCCTTAATCCATCACCCATTAAGTTAAAACCTAGAACCGTAAGCATAATCGCAAGCCCGGGGAAAATCATCGTCCATGGAGCCTGTATTAGATATGCCTTAGCATCAGAAAGCATTTTTCCCCATTCAGGATTTGGCGCCTCTGCACCAAGGCCAAGAAATCCAAGGGCAGCACATTCAATGATTGCTGTTGCGATGGCAAGTGTTCCCTGTACAATAATCGGAGCCATGCTATTTGGGAGCACATGCCTGAAGAGAATCCGGCTGTTGCTCATTCCGATCGCTTTTGCGGCCATTATATATTCTTCCTGTTTTACACTCAGCACCCTTGAACGAATAAGTCTGCCAAAGTTAGGAATATTGATTACCGCAATGGCAATCAGGGCATTTCTCAATGATGGGCCAAGCACTGCCACAATCGCAATGGCCAGCAAGATGCTTGGGAAAGCCAGCATGATATCGAAAATGCGGGAGATAATTGTATCAACCCATTTGCCATAATACCCTGCTACTACACCTAAAAGGCAGCCAACTACAATAGATCCGATTACGGCCAGAAACCCTACCCATAAGGAGATCCTTGCCCCATAAACAACTCTTGAGAAGATATCCCTGCCGAAGTCATCCGTTCCAAACCAATGCTCGCCTGATGGTGCCTGAAGCCTTTTTGACAGCATTTGCTCATTAATTCCCTGCGGCGCAATAAGCGGTGCAAATACAGCCAGAAGAATGAAAAATAATACAATAATGGTGCCAATTAAAGCTAGTTTATTTTTTCTAAAGCTCCTCCATGCTTCCACCCAGGGGGAAACTGCTTTTTCTTCAGCTGGCATAATAGGCGGCTGAAGGTCTTTTTGTCTTGAAAGTTCCAAGTCCGTTCCCCCTCCTTAATTATATTTAATGCGCGGATCGATTGCTGCATACAGCAAGTCCACAATTAGATTGATCATGACAAAGATAAATGCAATGACAAGTATGCCTGACTGGATAACAGGATAGTCACGATAATTGATAGCCTCATAAATATAACGTCCGATACCCGGCCAGCTGAAAATCGTCTCTGTTAAAATCGCTCCTCCAAGCAATAGTCCCATTTGAAGACCGATAATTGTAAGAACTGGAATGATGGCATTCTTTAACGAGTGCTTATAAACGACCCAGAACATTCTTAAGCCTTTTGCCCTCGCCGTCCTGACAAAATCAGATCTCATTACTTCAAGCATCGTAGAACGTGTAATTCTCGCAATGATCGCCATTGGAATTGTCGCCAGGGCAAATGCCGGCAGAATCAAGTGTCTGATAACATCCCAGAATTGATCCATTCTTCCCTGCAGGAGGGTATCAATCATATATATGTTCGTAATGGCCGTAATCGGATTTCTTACTTCTTCCCTTCCTGAGGTAGGAAGCCAGTCCAGCTTAATGGCAAATGCCCACTGCTCCATTAAACCAAGCCAGAAGATTGGCATGGAAACACCAATAAGTGCAAGCACCATTGCCACATAATCAAACCAGGAATTCTGATACCATGCACTGATGATTCCGGCATTCACACCGATAAAAACAGCAATTAACATGGCAACGAATGTAAGTTCAATTGTTGCAGCCAGATACGGCCAAATTTCCTGGCTAATTTCTGTTTTCGTACGGAGTGATTCTCCAAGGTCCCCCGTGAAGAGCCCGCCAAGGTATGTAAAATATTGAAGGTACCAAGGCTGATCAAGCCCCAGCTGCTTCGTTAATTCCTCTACTGCTTCTTTTGTTGCCAATTGTCCCAAGATAATCTGTGCCGGATTACCAGGAATTGCCCGAATCATAAAAAAGACGATAAGGGAAAGCCCCAGCAAAACTGGAATAAGGGAAAACAAACGTTTTAGTGTATAGGACAGCATTGCCATTTCACCTCTCTTGAAGGTTGTCTAAAATTTGTTGGAATAGAAAAGGGAGCTACAGAACTGTACTCCCTTTTCCTTGAATATAAGAAGTATACCTATCTCACTTGAAAAGCATCTTATTTAAATTCTACAGTTGCCAGTAAATCAGAACCTGTTGGATGCGGCTTGAAGCCTGTGATATCAGCCTTGCCCGCAAGGATTGGCCTTGAGTGGACAAGCGGAATCCATGGAGCATCTTCTTTGATCAGAACCTGAGCCTGTTTGTAAAGCTCTTCACGCTCTGCCTGATCCGCACTAGCCTGAGCCTTTACAAGCAATTCATGCACCTCAGGGTTTTCATAGTAAGTGTAGTTGTTGGAGCCGATGCTGTCCTGGTCAAGAAGCACATATAGGAAGTTATCAGCATCCCCATTGTCGCCAGTCCATCCTAATAGGAATGTATCAGCTTCACCATTCTTGGCTTTATCCAGGTAAGTACCCCACTCATAAGTAACGATTTTTGCTTTAACACCGATTGCATCAAAGTTGGCTTGAAGTGCTTCAGCCACTTTTTGTCCATCCGGCATATATGGTCTAGGAACCGGCATTGCCCATAGTTCCATTTCAAATCCATTTTCATATCCTGCTTCTTTTAAAAGTTCTTTAGCCTTTTCAGGATCGTATTCATAATCTACAACATCATCGTTATAGCCAGCTACAACTGAAGGCATTGGGTTTTTCGCAGGCTCAGCTGCACCAGCATAGAAAGCATCAATTAGCGCTTGCTTATCAACAGCATAGTTCAATGCCTGGCGGACTTTCTTATCTTTTAATGGTCCGCGGGTGCTTGTCAATCCAAGGTAAGCTACGTTTAATGATGGACGTTCAAAAGTTTGAAGGTCCGGGTTTCCTTCGATTTGGCCAACATCACTGAAGTTAACACCATCGATTAAGTCTACTTCACCTGTAGCCAATGCATTTAGACGCGCAGAGTTTTCTGGAATAACACGGAAGATAACCTCATCAAGCTTTGGAAGACCTTCCTGCCAGTATTCTTCATTTTTCACAAGAGTAATGCGATCGTTTGCTTTGTATTCCTTAAATACAAATGGTCCTGTCCCAACCGGGTTGTGAAGGAACTTTTCACCGTGCTTTTCAATAGCAGCCGGGCTGGCAATTCCAAATGGTGACATTGCAAGGTTCTTTAAGAATGGTGCAATTGGCTTGTTTAAAGTAAATTCAACTGTGTAATCATCTACAGCTTTTACTTCAGAGATCTTGTCTCCGAACTGAGAGTTATAGTAATAGAACTGTTCAGCGTTTCCAGCTTTCCATCTTTCAAAGTTGAAGACAACCGCTTCGGCATTAAAATCAGTTCCATCGTGGAACTTTACGCCTTCACGAAGCTTTAATGTATGCTTTAGCCCGTCTTCACTTGCTTCCCATTCAGTAGCAAGGCCAGGCTGAATTTCTGTATCCTGCTCACCAAATTCAATCAGAGTTTCATAGATGTTTTTTGTAACTTTAAATGACTCACCTTCTGTTGTGATAGCGGGATCAAGCGAAGTAGAGTCACCGCCTCGGCCAAATACTAATGTGCCGCCTGAAGACGTTTCTTCTGTATCTGTACCTTTCTCTTTATCCTTTTCGTCTTTCGTTCCGCTGCTTGAGTTGCTGCTGCAGCCGGCAAGAGCCAGTGACAGAAGCAAAGCTGCAACAAGAAACCAAATGCCATTGCGCTTTTTCATTGTTTTCCCCCTTTTTTCTTTTGCCG
This window of the Cytobacillus pseudoceanisediminis genome carries:
- a CDS encoding ABC transporter substrate-binding protein; amino-acid sequence: MKKRNGIWFLVAALLLSLALAGCSSNSSSGTKDEKDKEKGTDTEETSSGGTLVFGRGGDSTSLDPAITTEGESFKVTKNIYETLIEFGEQDTEIQPGLATEWEASEDGLKHTLKLREGVKFHDGTDFNAEAVVFNFERWKAGNAEQFYYYNSQFGDKISEVKAVDDYTVEFTLNKPIAPFLKNLAMSPFGIASPAAIEKHGEKFLHNPVGTGPFVFKEYKANDRITLVKNEEYWQEGLPKLDEVIFRVIPENSARLNALATGEVDLIDGVNFSDVGQIEGNPDLQTFERPSLNVAYLGLTSTRGPLKDKKVRQALNYAVDKQALIDAFYAGAAEPAKNPMPSVVAGYNDDVVDYEYDPEKAKELLKEAGYENGFEMELWAMPVPRPYMPDGQKVAEALQANFDAIGVKAKIVTYEWGTYLDKAKNGEADTFLLGWTGDNGDADNFLYVLLDQDSIGSNNYTYYENPEVHELLVKAQASADQAEREELYKQAQVLIKEDAPWIPLVHSRPILAGKADITGFKPHPTGSDLLATVEFK
- a CDS encoding ABC transporter permease, translating into MLSYTLKRLFSLIPVLLGLSLIVFFMIRAIPGNPAQIILGQLATKEAVEELTKQLGLDQPWYLQYFTYLGGLFTGDLGESLRTKTEISQEIWPYLAATIELTFVAMLIAVFIGVNAGIISAWYQNSWFDYVAMVLALIGVSMPIFWLGLMEQWAFAIKLDWLPTSGREEVRNPITAITNIYMIDTLLQGRMDQFWDVIRHLILPAFALATIPMAIIARITRSTMLEVMRSDFVRTARAKGLRMFWVVYKHSLKNAIIPVLTIIGLQMGLLLGGAILTETIFSWPGIGRYIYEAINYRDYPVIQSGILVIAFIFVMINLIVDLLYAAIDPRIKYN
- a CDS encoding glutamate synthase-related protein, giving the protein MTLQQWSPSLFKEFHRQEHDACGIVSAMEKKKVPTRENIFSCINALVTMNHRAGFINGEGDGVGIHIDIPRELWKEKLKQAGADPKAAEKEGFVVGHVFMSRKQDTESLKAILLQKLADANLMVIYASDEVTESSALGPIAIQENPVFWQFACLAEENGGELSKKLFELIVDFEEDEHVHVASLSQHHAVYKVMGAGDILPKYYHDLASPLVASTMTLGHNRYSTNTLSSFFRVQPFSVLGHNGEINTIAKLRDEAKMVGVPLVKDGSDSQDLSRTLETFICRDGFTLFEAMDVMFPPIVNEIKSYPDHLQDMYAYIREAWGHFAQGPAGIISRFADEAVFSVDALGLRPLWMLETESSYLFSSEPGIIPSSEYVNEPKPLSPGEKVGLKWDGDTLAVYEHSHYQAEVFNRFSKRVNTDNFRIRLQSPKLEKTVSVNYPDKIHNGQYKAFGWERDHVQLVEQMAEKGAEPIRSLGHDSPLAALNPQRKNIADFIKESVAVVTNPAIDRDRETEHFSTRTIIGQRPSLFEKQEPGAVIELQTPILIEGKAGYECSVELNQPSYDQVTCFYQEQKLISYLSTTFTKDETVKEALDRLSAEAVDAVKNGKTLLVLDDANAHQEDAYWIDPHLAVSAIDQALVKEAVRRECSLLLRSGSIRSLHDIITAFGLGADIISPYYMFMTVLGESETPLKNLYSALTKGLEKVISTIGIHELRGYGRLFSAIGLHEELAEYLNIVNFFGSKELSFSFSALKEDAFARAEDYQNEKERIGKTFSLFPRIWKAIGEVASTGDYNAYKEKITEQEDQNPTTIRHLTGFKETASHLNPEDISLHVGEHDLPFVISSMSFGSQNETAFRAYAEGADRLNMVSLNGEGGEIKDMLGKYPRTRGQQVASGRFGVNAELLNSSNLLEIKIGQGAKPGEGGHLPGSKVTAKIAEARNATIGSDLISPSNNHDIYSIEDLAQMIHELKTANDKAKVSVKVPVVPNIGTIAVGIAKAGADIITLSGFDGGTGAARIHALQHVGLPVEIGVKAAHNALLEAGIRDNVELWADGGIKSAADVLKVMLLGANRVGFGTLSMLAIGCTTCRGCHLDTCHVGIATQIDSEAQAKEHGLRRFVPRQFDLAVQGIMNLFTAFGNELKALAASIGVKNLQDAVGRSDLLVQIKGQDQLDLTHLLKTLEIGQFSVQETPEALKEAQLQVAVGAEYLDASVEELHQSREFHSITSEQRVLGSRVSCHRVRDRLDGSYKTLPQVDLKYKGGSIPGNGLGAYNSFGINIEVAGGAQDGIGKTSFGGQIKIFKAKGKNGKFYNGSVGKGFGYGAQQGLLVAQGNADARAGIRLSGADMIIGGQLQKPLPEKEYGNIGSNANIKGFAFEYMTNGRGLVLGDAGPWICAGMTGGVVYLRHQPEMGLTKEAIQRRIAKGAKVSVTPLSDKGKEDVKDLLGQYVALLNDQGQEEEASKLASLLNHPEDHFVQVIPVKEQADPSVSTE
- a CDS encoding glutamate-1-semialdehyde 2,1-aminomutase; its protein translation is MQFTNSERLHKQALEHIVGGVNSPSRSYKAVGGGSPVAMERAQGAYFWDVDGNQYIDYLAAYGPIITGHAHPHITEAIKTAAERGVLYGTPTPHEVKFAEMLKEAMPNLDKVRFVNSGTEAVMTTIRVARAYTGRDKIIKFAGCYHGHSDLVLVAAGSGPSTLGTPDSAGVPKSIAQEVITVPFNEIEPYKEALEKWGDQIAAVLVEPIVGNFGIVEPKPGFLEQVNELTHAAGALVIYDEVITAFRFMYGGAQDLLGVKPDLTAMGKIIGGGLPIGAYGGKKEIMETVAPLGPAYQAGTMAGNPASILSGIACLEVLKQPGVYEYLDRLGELLEKGISAAAEEHNIPITINRLKGALTIYFTEEKVVNYEQAENTDGEMFAKFFKLMLNQGINLAPSKYEAWFMTIAHTEEDIHATIHAVQNAFQQLKD
- a CDS encoding FUSC family protein, whose amino-acid sequence is MKLGARILKTGIAIILALLLSELFHLPAPIFAGIAAIFAVQPTIYRSYLSIVEQIQGNAIGAVIAVIFVLLFGNDVFIIGLAAIIVITINLKLKIENTIGLSLVTLIAIMETPGDTFLQFALIRFSTIMLGVLSAFIVNLVFLPPKYENKLYFKISNSTEEITKWIRLNIRHASEHKLLKNDIDKMKESNVKLDQLYLMYKEERNYFKRNDQVKSRKLVIYRQMISTVKRSLETLKKLHRYENDLLQMPEEFQHAVQQQLDILIHYHEHVMLKFIGKVRPNVVFEEGDFSLSRKELVNLFLAQHKEYEHDEESILPHIMQVVSAIVDYDEHVEHLDKLISSFQAYHKEENEVSIPENSE
- the nikC gene encoding nickel transporter permease; protein product: MPAEEKAVSPWVEAWRSFRKNKLALIGTIIVLFFILLAVFAPLIAPQGINEQMLSKRLQAPSGEHWFGTDDFGRDIFSRVVYGARISLWVGFLAVIGSIVVGCLLGVVAGYYGKWVDTIISRIFDIMLAFPSILLAIAIVAVLGPSLRNALIAIAVINIPNFGRLIRSRVLSVKQEEYIMAAKAIGMSNSRILFRHVLPNSMAPIIVQGTLAIATAIIECAALGFLGLGAEAPNPEWGKMLSDAKAYLIQAPWTMIFPGLAIMLTVLGFNLMGDGLRDALDPRMKN